A single region of the Clostridia bacterium genome encodes:
- a CDS encoding DUF4956 domain-containing protein, protein MFNSIFTNGTTVGMVFLMVGLSLVFGVLYAFIVSRRQRSSKGFFITLALMPMMVSIAICLLGTFLTGATETVSRIATIAVALGLVRFRSTNGKAEEMLTLLGTVVAGLVFGLGYAAYGAISLLLFGGLYVGLSYLPIFKSKKFAREKLLKITIPETLNYSDVFDATFTHYLKEHEMVGVKTTGMGSMFRLSYRIVMKNPAEEKEMIDELRIRNGNLEISVLPYVDDAKSL, encoded by the coding sequence ATGTTTAATTCGATTTTTACAAACGGAACGACCGTGGGTATGGTGTTTTTAATGGTAGGGCTGTCGCTTGTTTTTGGCGTGTTGTATGCTTTTATCGTTTCACGCAGGCAAAGATCATCCAAAGGATTTTTTATTACGCTTGCGCTTATGCCGATGATGGTATCCATTGCCATTTGCCTTTTGGGAACTTTTCTTACCGGAGCGACGGAAACGGTATCGAGAATAGCGACCATCGCCGTTGCGCTTGGGCTTGTCAGATTCCGTTCGACCAACGGAAAAGCGGAAGAGATGCTGACTTTGCTCGGCACGGTGGTAGCGGGACTTGTTTTCGGGTTGGGATACGCCGCATACGGCGCGATCAGTTTGCTCCTCTTCGGCGGATTATACGTTGGATTGTCTTATTTGCCGATCTTCAAAAGCAAGAAATTTGCGCGGGAAAAACTGCTTAAGATCACTATTCCCGAAACGCTTAATTATTCCGACGTCTTTGACGCCACCTTTACGCATTATCTCAAAGAACACGAGATGGTGGGCGTAAAGACCACCGGCATGGGAAGTATGTTCAGGCTATCGTATCGTATCGTGATGAAAAATCCCGCGGAAGAAAAAGAAATGATCGACGAACTGCGCATTCGCAACGGGAACCTTGAGATCAGTGTACTTCCGTACGTAGATGACGCAAAAAGTCTGTAA
- a CDS encoding polyphosphate polymerase domain-containing protein encodes MAKEKPIVVMKRYEMKYILSAEQTAFLKERLVGHMEMDKYGLTSIASLYYDTSDYRLIRASIEKPPFKEKIRLRSYGIATNESPVFLELKRKTDKIVYKRRVSSTIPNVEAFFRGDGEICADGQIAREISYFRDYYKVLVPACLIIYDRIAYFERDGDLRLTIDHNPRYRVQDLNLTTSMEGTSLLKEGQTILEVKVQEAMPLWLSAILAEGKIYKASFSKYGEAYKRQAYRVLGK; translated from the coding sequence ATGGCAAAAGAAAAGCCCATCGTCGTTATGAAACGATATGAGATGAAGTACATACTTTCCGCCGAGCAGACGGCGTTTTTGAAAGAACGACTCGTAGGACACATGGAGATGGATAAATACGGTTTGACGTCTATTGCTTCCCTTTACTACGACACGTCCGATTATCGACTGATACGCGCGTCCATCGAAAAACCGCCGTTCAAAGAGAAAATTCGCTTACGGTCTTACGGAATTGCGACGAATGAAAGCCCCGTCTTTCTCGAACTCAAGCGGAAAACGGACAAGATCGTCTATAAGCGTAGGGTCTCCAGTACGATTCCCAACGTGGAAGCCTTTTTTCGGGGAGACGGTGAGATTTGCGCAGACGGACAGATAGCAAGGGAAATATCATATTTCCGCGATTATTACAAAGTCCTTGTCCCGGCGTGTCTCATTATCTACGACCGCATCGCCTATTTTGAACGGGACGGCGACTTGCGTCTTACCATCGATCACAATCCGAGGTATCGCGTACAAGATCTGAACCTTACGACTTCGATGGAAGGAACGTCTCTTCTTAAAGAAGGACAAACCATTCTCGAGGTCAAAGTACAAGAAGCCATGCCGTTGTGGCTGTCCGCGATTTTAGCGGAAGGAAAGATATACAAAGCAAGCTTTTCCAAATACGGTGAAGCGTACAAAAGACAAGCATACAGAGTGCTTGGTAAGTAA
- a CDS encoding HAMP domain-containing histidine kinase: MVGEGGTFSDNSVPGGETSNGDRPQTPQENNFDPRGPKGPDSPELSQTTRFFTITFNQGGNVVNETIRMNAVNEETAVEWAKSLTDKKSGWTKTYYRYRVWQNGDTISVTVIDQSRELLPSYRVLIASCIGEAVGMLITLIVLIYVARIVSDPVEKSDRKQKRFIEDAAFELKNPIVAIDALRLTLEKKQGETQETQMIARETKHLTKVVQGLDTLLLIENASPKAQWKEIDLSQMMTETVSLNQSEAQKQEKIIDADIENGVTLTGDEAAVERLLSVSLKNAVDYAHSKVEVRLKKEDARVVMEFVNDTVGLEDGPLDSVFERFWRSPEVRESGLDGAGLGLSVAKEIVTLHGGRISAEIKDGLFRLKIEL; encoded by the coding sequence ATGGTTGGAGAAGGCGGGACTTTTTCGGATAATAGCGTGCCGGGCGGAGAAACGTCAAACGGAGATCGTCCCCAGACGCCGCAAGAAAATAATTTCGATCCGCGCGGACCGAAAGGACCCGATTCTCCAGAACTGAGTCAGACGACACGTTTCTTTACGATCACGTTCAACCAAGGCGGTAACGTAGTAAATGAAACGATCCGTATGAATGCCGTCAACGAGGAAACCGCCGTGGAATGGGCAAAGTCGCTGACAGACAAGAAAAGCGGGTGGACGAAAACCTATTACCGCTACCGCGTGTGGCAAAACGGAGATACGATCTCGGTGACCGTCATAGACCAATCACGAGAACTTCTGCCTTCGTATCGGGTATTGATTGCTTCTTGCATAGGCGAAGCCGTGGGAATGCTGATCACGTTGATTGTGCTTATATACGTGGCAAGGATCGTTTCCGATCCCGTGGAAAAGAGCGACAGAAAGCAAAAACGCTTTATCGAAGACGCGGCGTTTGAACTGAAAAATCCCATCGTAGCCATCGACGCATTACGTCTTACTTTGGAAAAGAAGCAAGGCGAGACGCAGGAAACACAGATGATCGCGAGGGAAACCAAGCACCTGACGAAAGTGGTACAAGGATTGGACACGCTTCTTTTGATCGAGAACGCGTCGCCGAAGGCACAATGGAAAGAAATCGATTTATCCCAAATGATGACGGAAACGGTATCCTTGAACCAAAGCGAAGCGCAAAAGCAAGAAAAGATAATCGACGCAGATATTGAAAATGGCGTGACGTTGACGGGAGACGAAGCAGCCGTCGAAAGATTGCTATCCGTTTCTTTGAAAAACGCGGTCGATTATGCGCATAGCAAAGTAGAAGTACGGTTGAAGAAAGAAGATGCCCGCGTCGTGATGGAATTCGTCAACGACACGGTCGGGCTGGAAGACGGTCCTTTGGATAGTGTCTTTGAAAGATTTTGGAGAAGTCCGGAAGTCAGAGAAAGCGGTTTGGACGGAGCGGGACTCGGATTGTCCGTGGCAAAAGAGATCGTAACGCTGCACGGCGGACGGATAAGCGCGGAGATAAAGGACGGTTTGTTCCGATTGAAAATCGAACTGTAA
- a CDS encoding response regulator has translation MKILLAEQYRSIATSLQILFTEYGIEADAANDGVQALERLANKSYDLLIAETQLPRIDGATLVNLAKQRGVSIKAIGILPQSEINEKDLSDGYGMDALIPKPFSAQKLIALVEALIDEKPVDYENLLFQQRKLMAGLKKESVLSGDRIKEFVPDDAGSVLAFVRATNVRLSKIGEKQKIVYSENGYKVVSV, from the coding sequence ATGAAGATTTTACTTGCAGAACAATATCGATCGATTGCTACTTCCTTGCAAATACTTTTCACGGAGTATGGCATAGAAGCGGATGCCGCCAACGACGGCGTGCAGGCACTGGAACGTTTGGCAAATAAATCGTATGACTTGCTGATAGCCGAAACCCAACTTCCGCGTATAGACGGGGCGACGCTTGTAAATCTGGCAAAACAACGCGGGGTATCGATCAAAGCGATCGGTATCCTGCCCCAATCGGAAATAAACGAAAAAGACTTGTCCGACGGATACGGTATGGACGCCTTGATCCCGAAGCCTTTTTCGGCGCAAAAATTGATCGCACTTGTCGAGGCGTTGATAGATGAAAAACCCGTAGACTATGAAAATCTTCTTTTTCAGCAAAGAAAACTGATGGCCGGTTTGAAAAAAGAGAGTGTTCTATCCGGCGATCGAATAAAGGAGTTTGTCCCGGACGACGCGGGAAGTGTATTGGCATTCGTTCGGGCGACGAATGTACGCCTATCGAAAATCGGGGAAAAACAAAAAATCGTCTATTCCGAAAACGGATATAAGGTGGTGAGCGTATGA
- a CDS encoding carbohydrate-binding domain-containing protein has protein sequence MKKCLWVLTIITVIVCTVALVGCGVQNGSTNTQTNTSTSSSDDSVVKDTTSDSTDTTSDSSVEIITEDAASDSTFDSVTEATGDFIIETADGEYSESNGVYTISKAGTYTLSGSLNGQILVDAGEDDEIEIELSGVTITCSNDSPIKAISADKVEISAKKNTENVIKDTRSAKIADDESQGEGAIYANCDLKLKGNGILVIEAGYNNGVHTKKDLTIKNLSLKVTAVNNALKGNNSVTVESGNIVAISTKGDGIKTEKTDLSSKGKQRGTVTITDGTLAVYAAGDGIQASYDFVMDGGSLSIYTGSYSSYTASDASTTSYKGIKVANELTVNGGTISVYSFDDGLHADYGTILENGNTGNGNININGGTITIGVYSPAKSTASGKMGPGGWSNQQSVSGSDAVHADNTLTITDGTIHVDSAYEGFEADHILISGGNSTIFGTDDGINACKSVDNNPTIVVSGGYLFVTVPTNGDTDGIDSNGTYTQTGGVVIACGPGSVSGGMGGGSWALDTDKGITLQGGTLILFGGMENTPTTSGMTKTTCSSSTVSAGTHTVTVGEESYSVTLKYSAGGCVVYSDGGQATLR, from the coding sequence ATGAAAAAATGTTTATGGGTTTTAACGATCATAACGGTGATTGTTTGTACGGTAGCGCTTGTCGGTTGTGGTGTGCAGAATGGGAGTACAAATACGCAAACCAATACCTCGACAAGTTCTTCCGATGATTCGGTCGTGAAAGATACGACGAGTGATTCCACCGATACGACAAGTGATTCATCTGTCGAAATCATCACGGAAGACGCGGCAAGCGATTCCACGTTCGATAGTGTGACGGAAGCGACGGGTGATTTCATTATCGAAACGGCGGACGGCGAATATAGCGAATCAAACGGCGTCTATACGATCAGTAAAGCGGGAACCTACACGCTTTCGGGTTCTTTGAACGGACAAATACTCGTGGATGCCGGCGAAGACGACGAAATCGAGATCGAACTTAGCGGCGTTACCATCACATGTTCCAACGATTCCCCTATTAAGGCAATCAGCGCGGACAAGGTCGAGATATCGGCAAAGAAGAATACCGAAAATGTTATTAAGGATACCCGTTCCGCAAAAATAGCGGATGATGAATCGCAAGGAGAAGGCGCGATCTACGCGAACTGCGACCTGAAACTTAAAGGTAACGGTATTCTCGTTATCGAAGCCGGCTACAACAACGGCGTGCATACGAAGAAGGATTTGACCATCAAGAATTTGTCCTTGAAAGTGACCGCGGTAAATAACGCGTTGAAAGGAAACAATTCCGTGACCGTAGAGAGCGGGAACATCGTAGCGATTTCTACCAAAGGTGACGGTATCAAGACCGAAAAAACAGATCTGTCTTCCAAAGGAAAGCAGCGCGGCACCGTAACAATCACGGATGGCACCTTGGCGGTTTATGCGGCGGGCGACGGCATCCAGGCAAGTTATGACTTCGTAATGGACGGCGGCAGCCTGTCGATCTATACGGGCTCTTACAGTTCTTATACCGCAAGCGACGCAAGCACGACTTCTTATAAAGGTATCAAAGTCGCCAACGAATTGACGGTAAACGGAGGAACGATCAGCGTTTATTCCTTTGACGACGGCTTGCACGCAGATTACGGAACGATACTCGAAAATGGGAATACGGGCAACGGTAACATCAATATAAACGGCGGCACGATCACGATCGGCGTTTATTCTCCGGCAAAAAGTACGGCGAGCGGAAAAATGGGCCCCGGCGGATGGAGTAATCAACAGTCGGTCAGCGGCAGCGACGCCGTCCATGCCGACAATACTTTGACGATCACGGACGGAACTATCCATGTGGACAGTGCATACGAAGGATTTGAAGCCGATCATATCCTGATATCGGGCGGCAACAGCACCATTTTCGGAACCGACGACGGTATCAATGCTTGCAAGTCCGTTGATAACAATCCGACCATCGTTGTCAGCGGCGGATATTTGTTCGTAACTGTGCCGACAAACGGAGATACCGACGGTATTGATTCAAACGGAACGTATACCCAAACGGGCGGTGTTGTGATTGCTTGCGGACCGGGAAGCGTTTCCGGCGGAATGGGTGGAGGCTCCTGGGCATTGGATACCGATAAAGGCATTACGTTGCAAGGCGGTACGTTGATTCTTTTCGGTGGAATGGAAAATACGCCTACTACGTCGGGGATGACCAAAACGACTTGTTCCTCTTCCACCGTATCAGCGGGCACGCATACGGTAACGGTCGGAGAAGAAAGTTATTCCGTAACGCTTAAGTACAGTGCGGGCGGTTGCGTCGTCTACAGCGACGGGGGACAAGCGACCTTGCGATAA
- a CDS encoding HAMP domain-containing histidine kinase, translating into MFNKSKRKIVFAIVFSLLALMTITLVTIYLSNLLTIQRENEEMLRTYAERYSLEDQPGIEKGDKPENNTEPPTTIPPEPRDNGRIDKNEPAFRLSTFYSVAYSESGEVLSIDNGGNDLQSEEELLKVAATARSKGKETGRIGSLYYLVTDKGDCMLVAMIDGTISENNQKKLLWVMMGIGGGALIVLAGISILIARKIVRPMEENDKKQKRFVSDAGHELKTPIAVISANSELLKRQIGSNEWLANIDYENEKMSELVQQLLSLSRAENGDLPKDIIDLSQLVEGEALPFESLAFEKGKKLDLSIEKGLHIHGNATQLKQLVSILLDNALSHGKGETIRLSLKTEKHAAILSASNVADKIDEEQLSHLFDRFYRTDESRNEAGAHYGLGLSIAKAVAEGHGGNIRAEYKNGIISFIVTFPHKN; encoded by the coding sequence ATGTTCAATAAATCGAAAAGAAAAATCGTTTTTGCCATAGTCTTTTCCCTACTCGCGTTGATGACGATAACGCTTGTAACAATCTACCTTTCCAATCTTTTGACAATCCAACGGGAAAACGAAGAGATGCTACGGACATACGCGGAGCGTTACTCTCTCGAAGATCAACCGGGTATCGAGAAGGGAGACAAACCCGAAAACAATACCGAACCGCCGACGACGATCCCGCCCGAACCGCGTGATAACGGTAGAATTGATAAAAACGAACCCGCTTTTCGGCTTTCTACTTTTTATTCGGTAGCGTATTCAGAATCGGGAGAAGTTCTCTCTATCGACAACGGTGGCAACGATTTGCAAAGTGAAGAAGAGTTATTGAAGGTTGCCGCTACGGCGCGCTCGAAGGGTAAAGAGACCGGTCGTATCGGTAGTTTATACTATCTCGTCACCGATAAAGGCGACTGTATGCTTGTTGCGATGATAGACGGTACGATCAGCGAAAACAATCAGAAAAAACTCCTGTGGGTGATGATGGGTATAGGCGGCGGAGCATTGATAGTGCTTGCAGGCATATCTATATTGATTGCGCGGAAGATCGTTCGACCGATGGAAGAAAACGACAAAAAACAAAAGAGGTTCGTTTCCGACGCCGGGCATGAATTGAAAACGCCCATCGCCGTTATTTCCGCCAACAGTGAATTATTGAAACGACAAATAGGAAGCAACGAGTGGCTCGCCAATATCGATTATGAAAATGAGAAAATGTCCGAATTGGTGCAACAGTTGCTTTCGCTTTCCCGTGCGGAAAACGGCGATCTGCCCAAAGATATAATCGACCTTTCACAGCTTGTCGAGGGAGAGGCTTTGCCTTTCGAGAGTCTTGCTTTTGAAAAAGGAAAAAAACTTGATCTTTCTATAGAAAAAGGATTGCATATTCATGGAAACGCCACTCAACTGAAACAACTCGTTTCCATCCTTCTCGACAATGCGCTTTCTCACGGAAAAGGCGAAACAATACGGTTATCGCTGAAAACGGAAAAACACGCCGCCATTCTTTCCGCGTCAAACGTTGCGGACAAAATAGACGAAGAACAACTGTCCCACCTCTTTGATAGATTTTACCGTACGGATGAATCCCGAAACGAAGCGGGGGCGCATTACGGACTGGGACTATCCATTGCCAAAGCAGTGGCGGAAGGACACGGCGGTAATATACGTGCGGAATACAAGAATGGAATAATCTCATTTATCGTTACCTTCCCTCACAAAAATTAG
- a CDS encoding response regulator transcription factor — MKILIAEDEKRMNRALCEILRQEGYDVDSVENGNDALSYIESGVYDLIVLDVMMPGLNGYDVARKARNAGVRTPIIMLTAKSELDDKVEGLDSGADDYLTKPFMTRELLARVRAHLRRGVPTSDGNPTYDDLTLDVKNAVLRCKNGNNVRLGEKELKILEYLIANQGRVLTREQLAVKIWGFENEAEYNNVEVYMSFARKKLAFVGSRCEIKAIRGVGYELRCKDVQ; from the coding sequence ATGAAAATACTGATCGCAGAAGATGAAAAGAGAATGAATCGCGCGTTATGCGAGATCCTTCGACAAGAAGGGTATGACGTTGATTCCGTCGAAAACGGGAACGACGCGCTTTCTTATATCGAGAGCGGCGTATACGATCTGATCGTGCTCGACGTTATGATGCCGGGATTAAATGGGTATGACGTGGCGAGAAAAGCGCGCAACGCGGGCGTGCGCACGCCGATCATTATGTTGACGGCGAAAAGCGAACTCGACGACAAGGTCGAGGGCCTGGACAGCGGCGCGGACGACTATTTGACCAAACCCTTTATGACGAGGGAATTATTGGCGCGGGTACGGGCGCATTTACGACGCGGGGTTCCGACCAGCGACGGAAATCCGACGTATGACGATCTGACTCTCGATGTAAAAAACGCCGTGTTACGTTGCAAAAACGGCAACAATGTACGCCTCGGCGAAAAAGAATTAAAAATACTGGAATATCTCATAGCAAATCAAGGGCGTGTTCTGACTCGCGAACAGCTTGCCGTCAAAATATGGGGATTTGAAAACGAAGCCGAGTACAACAATGTGGAAGTGTATATGTCCTTTGCGCGAAAAAAACTCGCTTTTGTAGGCTCGAGGTGTGAGATAAAAGCCATTCGCGGCGTGGGATACGAGTTGAGGTGCAAAGATGTTCAATAA
- the rlmD gene encoding 23S rRNA (uracil(1939)-C(5))-methyltransferase RlmD — protein MKQDDVLKVHIRDVGYAGEGIAKAGEYTMFVPFALPREEVEVKVNHVKKNLAYATLMRVIEPAPERVKPVCPKYGKCGGCDLMHAAYDYQLTVKRDLVATTLAKAGVTADVAPTVPSPKTLGYRNKIALPFGVVEGKTALGFYREGTHKVVRISRCPLHEEWAEKIIAATLQYAETYGLTVYDGEKRVGLLRHLVARKMGEHIDVVLVVNGRSLPHWTEYVNALSAEWQDFCLYVSPNLLHNNVIMGDEIYLRWGEPYAHTVEGIRVAVNPLSFLQVNDEICAEIYQAVRRAVEPKKGKTVVDAFAGVGALGASFAKAGADVYNIEIVPEAVEDADRVARENGVEEHNLLGDSAVLLPQVLDEIRKKTPRVHDMHLQKPYWDAIAEGRKKYELRLADEKRKAVAVGDLVRFAADGRQLYCRVTEKREFASFGELFAALGTAETCGEDMSAEEAAASMATIYPEEKQAAHGAVALNVEPVNAEGISVVLDPPRKGCPASVVDALVELAKRGGQAESLCNECWDWVTLPYIERVVYVSCNPATLARDLASLQTAYAIDEVRPYDMFPQTRHVETLVQLSHKTPDSHIVVKVDFDKDNSTQTF, from the coding sequence ATGAAACAGGACGACGTGTTGAAAGTGCATATCCGCGACGTGGGGTACGCGGGCGAGGGCATAGCGAAAGCGGGGGAATATACCATGTTCGTGCCGTTTGCCTTGCCCCGAGAAGAGGTCGAGGTGAAGGTCAATCACGTCAAAAAGAACCTGGCGTACGCGACTTTGATGCGGGTGATAGAGCCTGCGCCCGAGCGGGTAAAACCCGTGTGCCCCAAGTATGGCAAGTGTGGAGGGTGCGATTTGATGCACGCCGCCTACGACTACCAACTGACCGTCAAGCGCGACCTGGTGGCGACCACCCTTGCCAAAGCGGGCGTGACGGCGGACGTAGCGCCCACGGTCCCTTCGCCCAAGACGTTGGGCTACCGCAACAAGATAGCCTTGCCGTTCGGCGTGGTGGAAGGGAAGACCGCCTTGGGCTTTTACCGCGAGGGTACGCATAAGGTGGTGCGCATAAGCCGCTGTCCCTTGCACGAGGAATGGGCGGAGAAAATCATCGCCGCCACGTTGCAGTACGCGGAGACCTACGGTCTAACCGTGTACGACGGCGAAAAACGCGTGGGTCTACTGCGGCATTTGGTCGCCAGAAAGATGGGCGAACATATCGACGTGGTACTGGTCGTCAACGGCAGAAGCCTGCCGCATTGGACGGAATACGTGAACGCGCTCTCGGCGGAATGGCAGGATTTTTGCCTATACGTATCCCCCAATTTGCTTCACAACAACGTTATTATGGGCGACGAGATATATTTGAGGTGGGGCGAGCCGTACGCGCATACCGTGGAGGGTATACGGGTGGCGGTCAACCCGCTGAGCTTTTTGCAAGTCAACGACGAGATATGCGCCGAGATATACCAAGCGGTGCGCCGCGCCGTCGAGCCGAAGAAGGGAAAGACGGTGGTGGACGCCTTCGCGGGTGTGGGGGCGTTGGGTGCCTCGTTCGCCAAAGCGGGTGCGGACGTGTATAATATCGAGATCGTCCCCGAGGCGGTGGAAGACGCCGACCGCGTGGCCCGAGAAAACGGCGTAGAGGAACATAACCTCTTGGGGGATAGCGCGGTGCTATTGCCCCAAGTGCTGGACGAGATACGCAAAAAAACGCCGCGAGTGCACGATATGCATTTGCAAAAGCCCTATTGGGACGCCATCGCCGAGGGGCGGAAAAAGTACGAATTGCGCTTGGCGGACGAAAAACGAAAGGCGGTGGCCGTGGGCGACCTCGTTCGGTTCGCCGCGGACGGGCGGCAACTGTATTGCCGCGTGACGGAAAAGCGCGAATTCGCTTCGTTCGGCGAACTGTTCGCGGCCTTGGGTACCGCCGAGACCTGCGGAGAGGATATGAGTGCGGAAGAAGCCGCGGCAAGTATGGCGACCATTTATCCCGAGGAGAAGCAGGCCGCCCATGGCGCTGTGGCCTTGAATGTGGAACCTGTCAACGCCGAGGGTATCTCGGTGGTGCTGGACCCGCCGAGGAAAGGGTGCCCCGCCTCGGTGGTGGACGCTTTGGTGGAATTGGCCAAACGGGGAGGACAAGCCGAATCTCTCTGCAACGAGTGTTGGGATTGGGTGACCTTGCCCTATATCGAACGCGTGGTGTACGTAAGCTGCAATCCCGCAACCTTGGCGCGCGACCTTGCCTCGCTCCAAACGGCGTACGCAATCGACGAAGTGCGCCCCTACGATATGTTTCCGCAGACAAGGCATGTGGAAACGCTGGTTCAACTTTCCCACAAAACTCCGGACAGTCATATCGTAGTTAAAGTTGACTTCGACAAGGACAATAGTACCCAAACATTTTAA
- the galE gene encoding UDP-glucose 4-epimerase GalE, whose product MKNILVTGGTGYIGSHTVVELIEAGYNVVIVDNLSNSKESVVDAIETITGVRPVFYKCDILDTDGLREIFKKHPIDAVIHFAGLKAVGESVALPLKYYENNITGTVHLLDAMREAGVKNIVFSSSATVYGNPHTVPIKEDFPVGGCTNPYGKTKYFIEEILKDLAVADKEFNIALLRYFNPVGAHESGLIGENPNGIPNNLMPYITQVAIGKLEYLRVFGSDYNTHDGTGVRDYIHVVDLAKGHLCALRKLEQAGAGVYTYNLGTGTGYSVLDMVKAFSEVLGRPLPYKIVDRRPGDIDACYADPTKAKEELGFVAQYDLKKMCADSWNFQQKIGAK is encoded by the coding sequence ATGAAGAATATTTTGGTTACGGGCGGTACGGGTTATATCGGTTCGCATACCGTGGTGGAACTCATCGAGGCCGGCTACAACGTGGTCATCGTGGACAACTTGTCCAACAGCAAGGAGTCGGTGGTGGACGCCATCGAGACCATTACGGGCGTGCGCCCCGTCTTCTATAAGTGCGACATCCTCGATACGGACGGTTTGCGCGAAATCTTCAAGAAACACCCCATCGACGCGGTGATCCACTTCGCGGGACTCAAAGCCGTGGGCGAGTCGGTGGCGTTGCCCCTCAAATATTACGAGAACAATATCACGGGCACCGTGCACCTTTTGGACGCCATGCGCGAGGCGGGCGTGAAGAACATCGTGTTCTCGTCCTCGGCCACCGTGTACGGCAATCCGCACACCGTGCCCATCAAAGAGGACTTCCCCGTGGGCGGCTGCACCAACCCCTACGGCAAGACCAAGTATTTCATCGAGGAGATACTCAAAGACCTCGCCGTGGCGGACAAGGAGTTCAATATCGCTCTGCTGCGCTATTTCAACCCCGTGGGCGCGCACGAGAGCGGCCTTATCGGCGAAAATCCCAACGGCATTCCCAACAATTTGATGCCCTATATCACCCAAGTGGCCATCGGTAAGTTGGAGTATCTGCGCGTATTCGGCAGCGACTACAACACCCACGACGGCACGGGCGTGCGCGACTATATCCACGTGGTGGACCTCGCCAAAGGACACCTGTGCGCATTGCGCAAGTTGGAGCAAGCGGGCGCGGGCGTGTATACCTACAACCTCGGCACGGGTACGGGGTATAGCGTGCTCGATATGGTGAAGGCGTTTTCGGAAGTGCTGGGCAGACCTTTGCCCTACAAGATCGTGGATCGTCGCCCCGGTGATATCGACGCGTGCTACGCCGATCCCACCAAAGCCAAAGAGGAGTTGGGCTTCGTAGCGCAGTACGACCTCAAGAAAATGTGCGCTGACAGTTGGAACTTCCAACAGAAGATCGGTGCGAAATAG